AAATGTCCTTACAAGACAGTTTTCTTCAAACAAAGCTTACCCCAACCAAAATTTATACGTTTTATACCTTCGACTTTAACCCGTACGATCTTTATTGAGACGTGGCCCGGCAGAgcttttaattcatttaaacgCGCTAAATAATGCAGTTCCTTTTATACTTATTTTGGTAATGTAACCAGCTTACACAGTTGTACATGGTTTGAGAATTTCGTCTGAGTCAGCGGAATTTATTCTTTATCCTGTTTTGTTGATGCGttgcttgtttttgttaaaagtttatTATTCCAAAGCATCCATAGTGCTATAATTTGTCActttataatacattataattttgttttttttaaacacacctgcttttcttttacatttacacttattatttcttttaaaaaaggaGCTCTATCTCACTGACTAAGGTTTGATGCAAAGatgtattattttacttatatgtTCTGTTACAATACACAACGCCGTTTTAAGCATTTGTTTATATAAGTGTTCATATTTTATCGAAGTATATGTTAAAGTGATTCAGCTGTtatatgattacaataaaaGTTCGAATGTTGAACCCACAGTGTCCGTGTTCGTTTCTGTACATTGCAGATTGACTATGCGGCCTTTTAAAACCACCATGGATACTGACCCCATACATTCATAAACGATTGTTCTTATTCTTCAATCAGTTTTGTCCAGAGCCGAACTTGCAAAGTCCTTGAATGGATTTAAACTaggaacatacatgtatagatgGCACTGTGAAATCTCGCACAATGTAAGAATCTTGGGCACTTTATTGCAAAATCAGTTCCCCTTGTTAgtcttttaaagatgcactcttactcccaaaaaagagttaccacaattaacaatattgttaaaatattccaaaaaagataaataaatgtagaaaacaattGTTCTCATAGAGGATAccaagttgaatttgaaagaaatgagcataaagcACAGTATTTTTACCTTCTAAAactatagaagatcacagtaaatcttttagcatccatcaatcatttaatatgtttgcgctttccgctattaaatacacagttacaatcttgttatcagtaattaatattttccataaatgcattatttaaaggtttatcactcaaaatttatgtttgttatacatgtgtatgtattgattttgaataagagtgtcacttataTCATGTGAATTTATTCTAGGCCATAACTCGAAAATTACTAAAGGGaaacaattaaaacttcaaacatTATAGATGACATTGTCTATGTCAACtgtttttggtgtgtttttgcCCAAATTGTTGCGGAGTAATCTCCCCTTGTACTTTAAATTTCCTTATTTGTACAAACAGCATGATTCGAACACTGATGGTTAGAACTTAATAcaacttttaaatttgataGATGGAAGTGTGCAGTTTTACACAGGGCAGTAATTTTACTCTGGCACATTCGTGCAAACTTATCGCCCCTGGTACTTTATTTTTCTTGCAAAGTCTTATCATTTATTCCCACAGTTACCTCCTAACGTTATTCTATGggaaacaacagttttgatcTAAATCAAGGCTTACAAAGTCCGTAGATAACCCTCATTGGTTTCAATcatgtaatttataaaatacatcaaaCCAAACTCTATGTACgtattatgtttttatgccgaaatatttgtttaaaattacaaCATCATAAATTGCAAAACAGTTAGTGAAACTATCTTGTTTGAGCTGACTTAACACTTCTTCTTGCAACACAATGCATTCTTGATTCGTTTCACGACACTTTTCGCTTCCCTTTTTTCACTGGCTCTTACATCACAAGCATTGGTATTTCCGTTGTTTGCTGTTAAATGATCCGAAACGTCCTGCACTTGATGGCCTGTGATTTCAACGTTGGAATAGCTGAAAGCTCCATCAATGTGGTCATCGGATTGTGGACTGCCGTTTACAAAACTATCAAATCGGATGTGGACACAGTCTAAGCTGTGCCCAcgcatcatgtgatggccccaCAGATATGTCTCTGTGCCATTATGTCGGCATATTTCCGGCATGGACGAACTGTATGGTTTCAGCTCTGGAGGACCGAGTAGTTTCTTCTGGCCAAATGTGTACTTACAAGGCGCAGGGTTAAACAAGGAGGTTGTTTGGCTGGACATACGCTCAAACTCGATCTGCGACACTAACGTGCTCTCGGACGTTGTGGCAGATGACAGGGACGCCTTGCACCAGACTTCCTCTCCTCTTGCACTGCGCAGGTGGTCAATGGCGGTGGTAAAGTTGTCCCAGATTTCGGCCCGATTTTCACAGCTGCATTGCTGGAACACATGGGGTCCTTTGAAGCGGCTGATGACCTTCACTCTGCGTCCACGCTTGCTGTACGATATCTCGAGAAGCGGAAGTGGAGTGACGCTGGAGAGCTCGTACTCTACCTCGTCCCCGGCCAGGCTGACGGTGGCCACCACTAGGCACCGTTGTCCGATCCCGAGGCTGACAAGGCTGACCGCGTCCAGACTGCTCCCTACCAGTCCAACAAACGTCCCCTCTGCCATCAGACGCTCCTCAATGTTGTACTTGGTACGTAAACATCGCTCAAGGCTTGATCCCTCCATATTTACCTGtcaaagaagaaaaatattaattataattgtattataaatttataataaatagcTGAATATcgcatttaaattaaaatatctcattatatatacaataagttgaatataaactatacatttcaaatagaatataagtaaaaacaacaacaattaaaatcaTGCTAAAAAACAAACGCTTACGCTCTACTATGAAGCCGCTGGCCTTGTGGAAAATCTGACGTTGTTGCCAAGATCTGACGTGTAAATTAAACGTCATCACGACTTAACGTCAACTCGTAGACAACGTCGAATTATGACGTACTGTATGTAgaatactaaaacaaaaaatgttaccATCGACATCgcgtattttttaattgataattgtcaatgagctattatttattttaaaaaaatgtacgtgaagttagcggcctagcggcctagcggcgtgaagttagcggcctggcggcctagcggcgtgaagttggtggcctagcggcctggcggccttattatttttttctatttccaagcaattgctaatgcgttttttttaaaacaatgataaatcaaggttttttattcatatagttacatagcggccttaaattgttgtaaattcagaatatttttctttaccgtttattctaaaacaattttaaattaactgttttatgcacaaattatcactctgaagcgttttcaactttttttcaaaaaagtcgatcaagcacttcagcgacctagcggcatagcggcgtgaaattagcggcctagcggcgtaaattgaatcctatttcaaagcatgtatacatgcattttctactaaaacaatgacattttaactgtttttatggacaaattaacacattgaagcgattatcaacagttttttttccaaaaacgtcgataaagcagtcagctaattcaaagcattaaacatgcctgttcttctaaaacaatgatgagtttactgtttttatgcataaattatcacttcattttttttccaaaaaagtcgatcgagcacttcagcggcctagcggcgtcaaGTTAGCGgtctggcggcctagcggcctaaaatggtttcctatttcaaagcatgtatacatgcattttcttctaaaacaatgacatattaactgtttgaatgcacaaattaacactttaaagcaattagcgataatcaacatatttttatccaaaaaagtcgattaagcagtcagctatttcaaagcattaaacatgcctgatcttcttaatcaatgatatattattgtttatatgcacaaattatcactctgaagcgttttttaactttttttcaaaaaagtcgatcgagcacttcagcggcttagcggcctagcggcgtgaagttagcggcctggcggcctagcggcctaaaatggtttcctatttcaaaccatgtatacatgcattttcttctaaaattttaaattttgggTAATCAGGGGAGCTGCCTGTATAAGAGTACACGCCACTGATTGTAAACAAATCGTGCCTGTTCCCACTTTAAGTTCGGTCACTTCGAGTACCACCTTCATACCAAAATACACACAAAGTGTCATTCGTAAAATTCCGTGGCAATACTCGCGGACCTATTACCACACACACAGCAGAACAACAATGAACTTGTGAATGTAAGGAAACACCTTTATATTCTATATGAATAACtcttacaattatttttttgttttcttggaATGTGTGAACTCCTATGTCACGAGGTCTGAGATGTTGCGAAATTCTACGTGAATGTACACGTGTACAAATAGGCTACCGTTCATTAAAATCAGTTGAGTCTGAACTTACATAGCGAAATAATTGcgtttatatacatacatacagccGTACGCAGACCTTGATGACACGGCACTCAAATGGTAACCACATTTATACTTACAGCGttttcattcggagctcctcggcgaTTTTTATCGACAACAAAAAaaactcggatgtatgccggtagtagttcgtaaaattttgaattacattattaattgaatgtagtgttttaacttgtatttgtagatctaagtttaaattgattgcccgTGAAGTGCATTAAGggaaacataattaagattcccaagagttaagtcgtTACGTTtaattgctaaattaaaattactatgCGATTTAGTAAGCAGCGTAGATAAAatgtaccgatttctgacattgtaaaccggctacatccgaggttgtttccgATTAAaaggccgaggagttccgaatgacagCGTTTTATCACCTCCCTTAAAAATAGTTTGCTAGACATGTCGTTGAATGGGCCTTTTTAGCAAGTGTTGGAATAAGTGAGGTTTGGTACTGTATATAGATAGCAGTTTCACCACCATAACTTTCACAATGGATTGGCGGAccatttcaatacaatttcCCCAAGATAATCGTTCAGTGACAAACGATTTATAAGTGTTCACTGGGAATTTTGTGGTAAAAGTATCTATGTGGGGTATGTCTTGGCATTCGTCCCTGTAGCCACTAAGCAAGACACCACTGGAGTGTCAGGCTACTGGGCTCGTCACTGTAGCCACTAAGCAAGACACCACTGGAGTGTCAGGCTACCGGGCTCGTCACTGTAGCCACTAAGCAAGACACCACTGGAGTGTCAGGCTACTGGGCTCGTCACTGTAGCCACTTAGCAAGACACCACTGGAGTGTCAGGCTACTGAACTAGTCCCTGTAGCCGCTAAACAAGACACCACTGGAGTTTCAGGGTCAGGCTACTGGGCTCGTCACTGTAGCCACTAAGCAAGACACCACTGGAGTGTCAGGCTACTGGGCTCGTCACTGTAGCCACTAAGCAAGACACCACTGGAGTGTCAggctactgggctcgtccctgtagcCACTAAGCAAGACACCACTGGAGTGTCAGGCTACTGGGCTCGTCACTGTAGCCACTAAGCAATACACTACTGGAGTGTCAGGCTACCGGGCTCGTCCCTGTAGCCACTAAGCAAGACACCGCTGGAGTGTCAGGCTACCGGGCTCGTCCCTGTAGCCACTAAGCAAGACACCGCTGGAGTGTCAGGCTACCGGGCTCGTCCCTGTAGCCGCTAAGCAAGACACCGCTGGAGTGTCAGGCTACCGGGCTCGTCCCTGTTGCCACTACGCAAGACACCACTGGAGTGTCAGGCTACCGGGCTCGTCCATGTAGCCACTACGCAAGACACCACTGGAGTGTCATGTTACCGGACTCGCCCCTGTAGCCACTAAGCAAGACACCACTGGAGTGTCATGTTACCGGGCTCGTCCCTGTAGCCACTACGCAAGACACCACTGGAGTGTCAGGCTACCGGGATCGTCCCTGTAGCCACTACGCAAGACACCACTGGAGTTTCAGGGTCAGGCTACTGGGCTCGTCTCTGTAGCCACTAAGCAAGACACCTCTAGAGTGTCAggctactgggctcgtccctgtagcCACTAAGCAAGACACCTCTAGAGTGTCAAGCTACTGGGTTCGTCCCTGTAGCCACCAAACAAGACAACACTGGAGTGTCATgctactgggctcgtccctgtagcCACCAAACAAGACAACACCGGAGTCTCAggctactgggctcgtccctgttGCCACTAAACAAGACAACACCGGAGTCTCAGGCTACCGGGCTCGTCCCTGTAGCCACTAAACAAGACAACACTGAAGTGTCAGGCTACTGAACTAGTCCCTGTAGCCACTAAACAAGACACCGCTGGAGTGTCAGGCTACTGAACTAGTCCCTGTAGCCACTAAACAAGACACCACTGGAGTGTCAGGCTACTGAACTAGTCCCTGTAGCCACTAAACAAGACAACACCGGAGTCTCAGGTTACTGGGCTTGGCCCTGTAGCCACTAAACAAGACACCACTGAAGTGTCAGGCTATTGAACTAGTCCCTGTAGCCACTAAACAAGACACCACCGGAGTGTCAGGCTACTGAACTAGTCCCTGTAGCCACTAAACAAGACACCACCGGAGTGTCAGGCTACTGAACTAGTCCCTGTAGCCACTAAACAAGACAACACCGGAGTCTCAGGTTACTGGGCTTGGCCCTGTAGCCACTAAACAAGACACCACTGGAGTGTCAGGCTATTGAACTAGTCCCTGTAGCCACTAAACAAGACACCACCGGAGTGTCAGGCTATTGAACTAGTCCCTGTAGCCACTAAACAAGACACCACCGGAGTATCAGGCTACTGAACTAGTCCCTGTAGCCACTAAACAAGACAACACCGGAGTCTCACGTTACTGGGCTTGGCCCTGTAGCCACTAAACAAGACACCGCTGGAGTGTCAGGCTATTGAACTAGTCCCTGTAGCCACTAAACAAGACAACACCGGAATCTCAGGCTACTGAACTAGTCCCTGTAGCCACTAAACAAGACACCACCGGAGTGTCAGGCTACTGAACTAGTCCCTGTAGCCACTAAACAAGATACCACCGGAGTGTCAGGCTACTGAACTAGTCCCTGTAGCCACTAAACAAGACACCACTGGAGTCTCTGGTTAATGGGCTtctccctgtagtttccattacCTATACGTTTCATTTGCTTCAAAGAGGAAACAAATATCTAAGAAtctattttttaaatggaattaatgaaatttaatttattgatgaaatgtaATCCAAATAGCGCTTGTAGGAATGAAAAATGTTCGTTCTTTGTCAACTTCATGAATTAAATGAActgtttttgtagttgttgAAGTCTCTGTTGTTCCTTGCGAAAGGAATCACGGTAGACTAGTTTCAGCATCAATGACGGTGCACCATCATGATAGAATACTGAGGTAGtaaaaatgtaacatttcatAATGATCTGAATTTATTGCAAGTAAAgcaataaaaatgacataaactatACGCAACTTgctttttattgttaatgtaagtgaatttgaaaaattaaacaGAGATAGATGTATACCACCTTTCCATAGTTGAATCAAACATGTCCCAGGTAGTGCAAGGTAAAACATGAATATCTACGTTAGGAAACGGATAGAAACACACTGACGTAGTCTCTATGTAGTAATTTACATGTGGTGGGTcacaaatcacttttaaatgagTACACTTTGACGAAATTGCTGGCCTTTCTGGTCACCCAGAGCTGTTTCAAAGCTCTATTATACGACACGCCCTGTACATTGTCGAGCTCCAGGAGCGTTTTGATGTGATTTCCGTGCTCCCCAATGTTAATCGACACGAGTTTGTCCGGCGTCTGGCAGACGTACAGCTGGCCACGGTCCCTCGTGGACACACCGAGTGGCGTGCCGCTCTCCCCGAGCCTCAGCTTAGACATGACCCCACCCCGCCTGTCCAGCGTGGTCACACATGATTTTGCCATGTCAGACACGTGAAGTATGCCTGATAGGTTATTGGTGTCCACAGCAACATACCGTGCCGCACGAAACAAAGACCTTTGTATGGACAGTGAAAACAGTTTCCTTTTACTTGGGTCAGTAATTATTTTGTGAATTGTTTTTCCGTCATAGTCAATAACCCTCACCTCATTTTCTAAGGCAACGTAAAATTCACTCTTAAAATACGCAATGCCAAAACAACGTTTGTCTAATTCGATTACTTTGTGTGAATTCAAGGGAACATGCACTATCATGAGGTGCACAGTCTTAGTGTACGGGCAAGTGACGGCGGCCTCGTATTCCTCGATACATGCGACGTCCCAGGGTTCTGAGGGCAAGTCGAGCCACGAAATAAGAACACCGTTCTGGTCAAACAGCTTAACATTACAGTTTGTTTCATCGGCGAGAAGAACACGGCCATCTGGTAACACATCGACTCCGGTCACGGAGCAGATCTTCTTATCTTTCTGCGTGCGGATGTAGTATTCACCTTTGAGTTGTAGTTGGGATTTCTGCGTGTTTGCGTCGTAGCTGGCTACTGGTATATCCTCATCTTCCTCTAGGATGTCGTTGAGGTTCCCCAGGGACGCTGAACGGTTGCTCCTGGGAGTACCCGCGGTTTCGTTTGTTGCAGCACGAGGCGATGGAATGTCATCTGTGCTCCGCGGACTCCTTTCACCACACAGTCGTTTAAGAGATTTTTTCGCTTCATCTTGTTTTACATCTGACATATTTATTGCATCTGGTCCATCATTTTCGCTTCTGTTTTCTATGACCGCAATGGCAGAATATACTGATTTTGCCTTTGCAAACTCATTCACAATATTCGATGAGGCTGGTACCTCCGTGGCAATAGTCCCACACGCGCCCTCTAAGCTCAGCCTCGCCAACGATCTGTGGCCGTGTGACGCGATAGCAAGACTCTGGACATCTGGGTTGTCTATTGCGACTTCTGATACCTTTAGGGATACATGTTCCACAAAATCATTTGAGagttttgaattgttttcacCTTCCATGTCACTATTACAGACAATGTAATTTCGCTTGGCCTCGCCGACATCCAAACCAAGTGAACTCCCAGATTCTAGACAGTGTACAGTGTCACATTTTCTATGGGAACAAGCCGCGCACTtactacatatatatttatcgtGGTCCTCGCAGAAGAACTCTACAGGTCTTTCCGCATGCGCAGAACACGCGATATTGGGCGCGACGCCTTCTGCAGTGATACTGTTTAGAGTCTCTACGTGAATGCTGGCATTTGACTTTCGCTTCAGATCGTCGATAATTCCCCTGAGAACGAAGTTGTGTGGGTAGTTCTCGGCCCAGGAGTAGGGATGCAGGCCACGTAATGACGGGCGTGTGTAGGCCCGGCATACAGGGCAATCGAAGCCGTACTCTGTCCCCTTGTGGCACACGCGCGTGATGTACTCGTGCAGGCAGTCCATGCAGAACGTGTGCATGCAGGGCAACGCCCGCGGGTTGCTCAAAAGGTCCATGCACACCGGGCAGATAAGGTGCCGCTCATATATGTGCCGCCACACCCGGTCAGACATTcttaatgttaccaaatatataCGATGCTCACCCGTATGTCCATACTAGTGTTAATGTTCATTAACTATTAGCAAATTTAGTTTGaagcaaaattattttaaatgtgttcacAGTTCACAGTGTGTCCATCGACACTTGTGTTTGTAACCGATTTAGGCAAGGTCAGTGCATTTACCGCGGTAATGTCGCAATGTTCGTTTATCCATCCTACACAAACACgtgtaacaatgttttaaacaaccACATTACATTTTGATTTCAGAAAACACAATCATTATGACAGAAAATCATACTTGTTCAACCGATATTGGAATAAAATCCTATCATTGAATGAAAGAGTTGCCATGGTTTTTCCGTTAGATGATCCCGATGTTCCAACTGAGACGAGCAGCACAAATTAGCCTTCTCCTGTGACCCAGGCGGTGTAGAGTTTCTTATGACTGTATTAATAAGAGATGAAAGAGTCTGCATCATTACATAGTGTCCTTACAGTTCCCCAGTAAAACACCCGGTTGTTTCAAACATTCttataatgttgtaaaataCGAACATATATAGCTAACATATATGGTATCGTGCACATCTCTTATATAGTCGATTTAGGATAAATAATACTAGTATCGTATTTCGTTTTGAGTATGTGCTCTTATCATAAAGATCAGTTTTGTTACCATAGTTTTGTTACCATCTTTTTGTAACATATCTTTTTGTTTGTTGGTTATTACTATTCAAAAATGGAACAAGCTTTATTTAACATAAGTTACACAAGCCAATCACAGGCcaattttaagttaaatgaCAAAGGAGCCAGAATACTTAAAATTCTAAAGGCTATGAATATAGTTCTTGCGTGTCAATTAAAacgattttaatatgtttttaaaaaacttttaacTGGATATTTTATACGTAGCATTCTTCTTCAAAAATGTGGTAAGCAACGTGACTAATTCATACTCCGAAGTAATAAGCCGCGTTTATTGCGTACGGGGATTTGAATGAAACTGATGAGTTGCTATGGTGACAATTTTTACGGTGAACAGGTATTAGAACATCGACGTAAGTCTAgagcaaaatataaaaaacaaactatattttataCGAACATATTCTCCTCCTAATTAATATTGCGTTATTCGCCTTTAAATAATACTCTACGGAACTTTCAACGTCCCCATATAATGATAGCTAACTATTTGACAGTACATGTACTTCCAcagttttgtgattttttaaatcttacatataGCTATGAACATTTCTTACCCAATTGACAATACACAAATTTATggaattaaacatgttttttggggGGTAATGCTACggttgtatttgtttatgtttaattccCTTTACGCttattaaaacatcaataacttaacattaatttaaaactttcggaaatggttaaataaaaacacaaaagcaaTGGAATAAAGAAACTATTATGAACATTGTAAGCCTAATTAGACATAAATGCGTTTTCCAACAATCTCtttctttgaataaaattgaaataaatcgaCAGTGACTAAATGTTTATTTGCGGTGTCCAAAAACATCGATTTTGTGATCTGGCTCAGATGTTTAACAAATACCAACTAGAAGCGAACACAATGTACATCCAGAACTGTTGGACTAACATCCCTTTCTTGAAGCAGAGATAGACATATACATTTAAGCTGTATTTTTTACTTAGACTGTCCTTTGATTTCCTTTTTTGTCtttaattaaaatcaacatttttctctttaattaacttaaactttaattttgaaTGTATAATTGTTGTcctgtaataataaaaaaaccttAAATAATTGCATCTAAGCAGCTTTAGTTAGGTTACTTTAAAGGCGACAttaatttaactttgttttttaattttgacaGGTATTTCACACAGTGCCAGCTGTTGTAGACATTTTGATTATGGTAAAACATCTTACTCATCGGCGAAAATGCAAACAGTAGTATAAGGGGACACGGGATGTTGATATTTTCGctctgtaaataatattcaacttatctgtaatatgttttacaataaaataatgtaatcaatcattatcaataaaaatataaataatcttaaGAGACTTATGGAAGACGACAAGGTGCATTTCATGTAAGCATGTAAG
Above is a genomic segment from Mya arenaria isolate MELC-2E11 chromosome 2, ASM2691426v1 containing:
- the LOC128215754 gene encoding uncharacterized protein LOC128215754, with the translated sequence MEGSSLERCLRTKYNIEERLMAEGTFVGLVGSSLDAVSLVSLGIGQRCLVVATVSLAGDEVEYELSSVTPLPLLEISYSKRGRRVKVISRFKGPHVFQQCSCENRAEIWDNFTTAIDHLRSARGEEVWCKASLSSATTSESTLVSQIEFERMSSQTTSLFNPAPCKYTFGQKKLLGPPELKPYSSSMPEICRHNGTETYLWGHHMMRGHSLDCVHIRFDSFVNGSPQSDDHIDGAFSYSNVEITGHQVQDVSDHLTANNGNTNACDVRASEKREAKSVVKRIKNALCCKKKC
- the LOC128215770 gene encoding uncharacterized protein LOC128215770, with the translated sequence MSDRVWRHIYERHLICPVCMDLLSNPRALPCMHTFCMDCLHEYITRVCHKGTEYGFDCPVCRAYTRPSLRGLHPYSWAENYPHNFVLRGIIDDLKRKSNASIHVETLNSITAEGVAPNIACSAHAERPVEFFCEDHDKYICSKCAACSHRKCDTVHCLESGSSLGLDVGEAKRNYIVCNSDMEGENNSKLSNDFVEHVSLKVSEVAIDNPDVQSLAIASHGHRSLARLSLEGACGTIATEVPASSNIVNEFAKAKSVYSAIAVIENRSENDGPDAINMSDVKQDEAKKSLKRLCGERSPRSTDDIPSPRAATNETAGTPRSNRSASLGNLNDILEEDEDIPVASYDANTQKSQLQLKGEYYIRTQKDKKICSVTGVDVLPDGRVLLADETNCNVKLFDQNGVLISWLDLPSEPWDVACIEEYEAAVTCPYTKTVHLMIVHVPLNSHKVIELDKRCFGIAYFKSEFYVALENEVRVIDYDGKTIHKIITDPSKRKLFSLSIQRSLFRAARYVAVDTNNLSGILHVSDMAKSCVTTLDRRGGVMSKLRLGESGTPLGVSTRDRGQLYVCQTPDKLVSINIGEHGNHIKTLLELDNVQGVSYNRALKQLWVTRKASNFVKVYSFKSDL